The Synechococcus sp. BL107 nucleotide sequence TCCAACGGAATCGGCCCCTTGCAACACGCAACTTGGATACTTCCAAGTAATGGCTGAGCCGGTTTCCACCTGCGTCCAACTAATTCGACTGCGCGCACCACGGCATTGGCCACGTTTGGTGACGAAGTTGTAAATACCGCCGACGCCATTCTCATCTCCGGCATACCAGTTTTGAACCGTTGAATATTTGATTGATGCGTCGTCTAAAACCACAAGTTCAACCACCGCAGCATGCAGCTGGTTCGTATCAAACATTGGGGCAGTGCAGCCCTCGAGGTAGCTCACGGAGGCGCCTTCTTCCGCCACGATCAAGGTGCGTTCAAATTGCCCGGTATCGCCTGAATTGATTCGGAAATAAGTGGACAGCTCCATGGGGCATTCGACGCCCTTCGGAATGAACACGAACGAACCATCACTAAACACAGCAGAATTCAGTGCTGCAAAGTAATTGTCGTTACTTGCCACGACTGAGCCGAGGTATTTCTCAATCAACTCGGGATGATCTTTAACAGCCTCAGTGAAGGAGCAGAACACGACTCCGTGCTCCGCCAATTTTTCTTTATAAGTGGTGGCGATGGACACACTGTCGAACACCGCATCAACAGCCACGTTGCTTAAACGTTTCTGCTCACTCAGGGGGATTCCAAGCTTGTCGAAGGTTTCAAGCAGCTTGGGATCAACTTCATCAAGACTTGCTTTTTTAGCCTGTTGTTTTGGCGCTGCGTAATAGATGATGTCTTGATAATCAATCGCTTCATAGCCCAAGGCAGCCCAATCGGGCTCTTCCAAGGTGAGCCAATGGCGAAAGGCTTTTAATCGAAAATTTAGGAGAAATTCCGGCTCATCTTTTTTGGATGAAATAAGCCGCACAACCTCCTCACTGAGACCCTTATCGATCTTGTCGGTCTCGATTTCTGTCACGAAGCCGTACTTGTACGGCTGACTGACGAGATCGCGTGTGGAGGTGCTGGTCATTCAGGTTCAGCCTGCGGTTGCTTGGATCGTTTCTGTCGTGATGGTCTGGGTTTTCTCAGGGCATGCGAAAGGGTTGTCTTCCGTCAGGAACAACATGCAATGGCACTCTTTTCGCTCGCGCATCGGAACACAGGGGCAATTCCAAAACGCTTGGGAAACCTCAGCCTCTTTGTCCTCGTAATGACGACACGGGCATAGAGCACCACCGAGGTCGTCCTTATGACGAGCGAGTCCCTTCAAGACGACTGACGTAACACTTGGCTCGGCACAAAAGTAAGTACCAGTGCGCTTGGCGTAGGTCTCAGCGAATTTGCGGATGACCTCAAGACTTTCAGCTGTCGGCTCTTGAGCGGTGTCGGACATGGAGAGAACAGCGAATTACGAAACCCCACGGTTTCCTTATGAGCAGCCTAATCCAGAAGGCAGCTCATTGGCGGGGAAACCATTGTGACTGTCAATGGGATCGATTCACTGTCATGGTGTGGGGGATTACGGCTCCTCATGAGCGCTTCGGCCCAGCCCAGCACCCGCGACGCCGTGCTCGCCCTGCTCCTTGAGCGCGGCGAGATGGACGCCTGCGACCTCGCGGAAACGCAGCAGATTTCCGTGCAAGCGATGCGCCGCCATCTCCGCGCCCTCGCCGACGATGGACTCGTCGCCTCCAGCACGAGCTCCAACGGGCCTGGACGCCCCAGCAATCGCTGGTTTCTGACCGAAGGAGGACGCGAACGATTCCCCGATGGGAGCGGGGGGTTTGCCTTGGGGCTGCTCGATTCACTGCGGTCCAGCCTTCCGGAAGATGCGTTTCAAGAGCTCTTGAAACGCCAAGCGGAAGGGAAAGCACAGCAGTACCGCCTCCAACTCGGCGATGCTCCTCTTGAAAATCGACTCCATCAACTCGCTCGCCTACGTCGCGAAGAGGGCTATGTGACGGTCTGCAGCCTCGATGAAGACGGCCACAGCTGGAACCTCCAAGAGGCGCACTGCTCGGTTCAGCGCATTGCCGAAGAATTCCCGACCATCTGCGACCAGGAGCTTCTTCTCATCCGCCGTACCGTTCCGGACTGCCAAGTGGAACGGGTGCACTGGCGTCTCGAGGGCGGACACACCTGTGGTTTTCGGATTACGCCGATCGAAATCCCATGAACATTGATGCTGAAACGATCGCGCGCATCGATGCCACGTTGCTCCCGCAGCTCGATCGCCACCATTTGCGGTTGCTGGCCCATTGCCTCGCAAGTTTTCGCATGATGGCTCCCGACTTGGATGGAGCTCTGCCGAACGCTGCCCTGCGACGGCAGTGGTGCGAGCAACAGCCTGTCGTGGCCGATGATCCCCAATTTTTAGTCTTGCTTCTCAATCAGCTCAACAACGCAGCGGACCAGCTCGAGGAAATGGCCGACGACTGCAGCAAAGCCCCCCTTGAGCTCAGCCTCGATGACCTCATCGCCGCAGCGGAACGTCGCTGTCGCGTCTAGCCAGCACCAGCAAACTGCCATCATCAGCGCAGTGAAGCCGCGACGATGACCCTCGAGATCCCCGACGCCCTCAGTTTTTTCCGCCTGAGCTGCGGACGTTGGATGTCTCAACGCAGCCAGCATCACTTACTGCACCGCCGAGCTGAGGCCGGTGCATCCTTCATCGTTGTGGAGGAACTGTTCAAAGGCGATGAGCGGCTTGCGGACATCGCAACCCGTAACGGAGAAGATGTGAGCCGGATTGTCGGAGGCTGCTGGGTTCGCTGGAGCGGTTCCATGGCCTGGGATCGGGCCGGAGAATCCCATGAAGACCAAACCATGTTCGGACTGATCCCGAGCGATGACGCTGGTCGCCAAGGCTTGCTACTGCGCGATCGGGGCTATGCCGAAAAAGCACCCGTTGCTGGCCAATTCCGCATGGATGACGAAAACGGACTGATCCTGACAACGGACTACGAAATGATGAGTTCCTTGGAACGCTTTTGGTTTGCCGGGCCCAACCTTCGGCTGCGGACCAGCACCGTCCAAGGGCTATCGAACAACGCATCCTTCTGTATGGAGACTCGCCAACTGGACGATTCGCCGGCCAAAACCTCGAGAATTGCCGCTGCCGCGACCGAGCTCGCCCCATTTGGCTGGTAAGTATTAGTACTTACCCGAACTATTACGGGTTGTGATCGCTGCCAGAGCAGTAGTCAAGGAAACCGGCGCCCCCCTTACGATCGGCCTCAGTGGATGTTGAAGCTCGAGTGGCCATTCCTCTTCTGGAGTACGCACCGATCACCCAGAACTCCTTGAGAACTGGCGTGCCGAACATTCGAGTCGGATCCGACGAAGGCCCCCGGGCCTACTCCTTCGAGATTGCCGATGACCGGGACAACCTGGACACGGTGATTGAAAGCGCCTACCGCCAGATTTATTTCCACGCGTTTAAATCCGATCGAGACGCCAACCTCGAGTCCCAGCTCAAAGACGGCCAAATCACGGTTCGTGACTTCATCCGTGGCCTGCTGCTCTCCGACACCTTTAAACGCAGCTTCTACGGATTCAACAGTAATTACAAAGTGGTTCGTCACCTGACGGAGCGGATCCTGGGCCGCAAGGTGAACGGCAAAGGCGAAGAGCTGTCTTGGTCCATCGTGATTGCAACCAAAGGCCTTGTTGGCCTGGTGGACGTTTTGTTGGACAGCCAGGAATACCTTGACGCCTTTGGATACGACACCGTTCCTTTCCAGCGCAACCGAGTTCTGCCGGGACGTGCCCTCGGTGAAACCCCCTTCAACATCACCAGCCCTCGCTACGACGAGTACTACCGCGGCATCCTCGGATTCCCACAGGTTGTGTTCATGGGAGGCCCCGGCAAAAAGCTCCCAGCGCGGGCCAAAATCAAACGTGGCGGAGCCCCAAGCGACTACCTGGAGTGGCTCAAGGATCTGCCCCTTCCGAACACCCGTGGCAACGTCAGCAGCACAGAAATGGATTACATGGCCAAAGTTCCTTTCCGCAGCATTGGCCGCTGAAGACGGACTCAAATCCAATGGCACAGCGGGGCTTCAGCTCCGCTTTTTTTATGGCTCTGACTGTGATCCCCAAGAATTGGAGTCAGCATCCACTGACCAGTGGCGATGGCGACGGTTGAAACGGAAATTTTGGGGTCACACTGATCCCGAACTAAACCTGGAGCTTTGGACGTGTCCCCAACTATTTCATCACTGGCACGTCTGACCCTTCGTCAATTGCGTCAAATCGCCAGTGACTTAGGGGTACCGCTCTACAGCCGTAAAAGCAAAGAAACCCTCGTCGATGAGGTGGCGGTCCGCCAAGAAAAACGTGGCGGAGATCTCAAGGCGATCGAAGCCGAGCTGAATGCTCCCGCCATCTCCACCACCGAAACACGCGTAGTGTTTCTACCCCGTGATCCCCAATGGGCCTACGTGTTCTGGGAGATCTCCGATAGCGACCGACAGCGTGCACAGAAAGAAGGGGCTAACCGCCTGTGTTTGCGCCTAGCCGACGTGACTGGCATGCAAGACGGCAATGCCCACCCCCATACGCTTCAGGAAGTTCCCGTCGATAGCCACAGCACCGAGTGGTACCTCCCTGTACCTCTGTGCGACCGCGACTACCGAGTTGAGTTGGGATACCGCATCTCGAACAGTTGGATGTCCTTGGCTTTCTCATCAATTGCCCGGGTTCCTGCGCTCCACCCAAGCGAGCAAATTCTTGATCAGTTCGTGCCGTTCAGCCTGGACGCATCACCGGCTCCCGCTCCTGCTGTTGCTCCCATGCCACCAGCACCAGCGAACGACTCCAGCGATAGTGGCCTTCACGAGCGTCTCTACCAAAGCGCCACCGTTAACTTCCGTCGTCGTCGTGTCGGCTCAGAGGAATTCCAAGAAGCATTCGACGACTCCTCCTCATCCAGTCGTTCTGGCCTCAACGACTCCGGTATTGGCCTTTGGGCCAGCGGACGCAACGAGTCCGGCGTAGGCGGGGTCGCTTCACGTCAGCGTTCGTTCTGGCTGGTCGCCGATGCCGAGTTAATCGTCTATGGAGCGACTGACCCCTCAGCTCGACTCACCATTGGCGGCGAAGAAGTGCCCCTTTCAGCCGACGGAACCTTCCGCATTCAAGTTCCTTTCCGGGATGGCGAGCAGATGTACCCGATTGAAGCCACCGCTGCTGATGGCGAGCAGAAGCGCAACATCACTTTGAACTTCGAGCGTCAAACCCCTGACGACAACAGCAACCCCGCCAGCGAAGCTCGCGCCGAATGGTTCTAAACAACTCCTCAGACCCAAAAGCCCCTTCTGGCTTGCGTTGGTTTGTTGCCCTGACCCCCTTGGCGGGGGCCATGATTTTTCCGATCCTCGTTCCGATTGTGATGACCCGCGTCAGCATCGGAGCTGGAGTTGGTGTTGCCCTAGCACTGAGCTCCTTATGGTTTGTGGCCATGCTGAAAACATCTGAGATGCCCCATTAGGCAGCCTTAGCGTTGAGCTAGGGGAATGCTTTAGGGGTGATCTCTCCGGATGTGCTGAAACTCAGCCAGCTTCTTCTTGGATTGGCAGTCCTTTGTGGCTGCAGCCAACGCGGGATGTTGATTGGAGCGGCTTCCATCAAGCAGCTCAACGTTCCAGACGCAATCGCAGTTGGATTCAACCACCATCAGCACAATCGTTACCAGTCCCCGATCACGGGCGGGTGGCGCGATGGCGACGACATTGAGCAGATCTTGGTACAAGCCATTGAGCTTGCCCAATACGAAATTTTGCTCGCCGTTCAAGAGCTATCGACGCCAACGATTGCAGACGCACTCATCGCTGCCAAGCGTCGCGGGGTGACTGTTCAGGTGATTCTTGAAAACAACTACAGCACCCCCTGGACGGAACAAACACCAAGCCAACTCAAGCCCCATCAACGCCAACGCTGGTATCAGCTGGAGCAGCTAGCTGATCAAAACGGAGACGGAATAACAACTTCAGAGGAAGCCCAACAGGGTGATGCCATTGGGTTGCTGCGAGGGCATCGCATCCCAATCCTGGACGACACAGACGACGGCAGTCGCGGGAGCGGATTAATGCATCACAAATTTGTGGTGATTGATCGGATGGTGGTTCTCACCGGAAGTACCAATTTCACCCGTTCAGGCATGCACGGCGATGCCAACCGAATCAAAACACGCGGCAATGTGAATCACATCCTGCGATTCAAAAGCCATGCGTTGGCAGAACTGTTTCGGCAAGAATTTGAAACCATGTGGGGAGATGGACCGGGGGGAAAGATGGACAGCCGCTTTGGCCTCCAAAAAGAATCCGCTGGCGTCCGCACAGCGATGGTGGGTGCAACCCGCGTGGATGTGTTGTTTGCACCGCACCGAAAACGCGACCTCAACCATGGATTGAACTGGATCGAACAACAGTTGGACGAGGCTGGCAAAACCATCGACATGGCCTTGTTTGTGTTTACGGCACAACAACTCGCTGATGCACTTCAACGGAGGGTGAATGCTGGGCTGCAGATTCGGCTGATTGCCGATCCAAGCTTCGCGAGCCGTTCATTTTCAGAAGTGCTCGATCTTCTTGGCGTGGCTTTACCGGATCGCAACTGCAAACTTGAACAAGACAATCAACCCTTCAACAAAGGCCTCAAGGGCGTAGGAACCCCACGCCTCGCCCGGGGCGACAAGTTGCATCACAAGTTCGCCGTGATCGACAACCACAAAGTGATCACAGGATCCTTCAATTGGAGCCCCTCCGCTGCTCACACCAACGACGAGACCCTGCTGGTGATCCACTCACCGAAGCTTGCTGCGCATTTCACCCGTGAAATGGATCGCCTTTGGGACACCGCTGAACTGGGGATCACACCACACATCCAGCGCAAACTCGACCGTCAACGGATCCGCTGCGGGGATGGGGTGGAGAGGGAGTAAGAAACCTAAGAGGAGGTCAGAGTGGCTTGATCTAAATTCCTAAATCAGCCAATCCCTAGGTCATGAAAACTGTTGTTGGCATCCTCACCGCAGGCTCATTGCTGCTCACAGCAGGCTGTGCAGAACTTCAAGAACTTGCTGAGGAGTACAAGGCAGAGCAGGCAGCGGAAGAAGCAAGCAGAAATCGCATCAGAACTCTCGACTTGGATCAACCGGTCGCCAGCCTGAGCGTTGAAGCGATCGCAGAGGAATTCGATGCCAACTCCGTTATGGCAGAGAATAAATATATGAATCAACCAGTTGAGCTCAGTGGATCAATCGGGAGTATTGACGACTCACTATTTGACGAGAAAAATATCAGCATCACCATCACGGGTGGTGAATACAGCTTCTCTTCAGTGAGCTGCACAAAACCACGCAATGCACCCGAAGTCCGAGAACTTCGCAAAGGCATGAGGGTTGCCGTTCGCGGTGTTGTCACCTCAGAAGAAATGGGAGTGGGTCTGTCCCGTTGCAAGTTCTGGCTGGTCTCTGAGGATCGGTGGATCGGAGACGACCAGAAAAAAAAAGAAGAAAAGAGCCAAAAACAACAAACGACCAAGACTCAATCCCTACAGAGATCCTTCAATAATCGCCAAGAGGAATCTACGGATAGAAACGACAACAATGAACTCGGGCAAGGAAAGACACGCTTTGACTCGTCAACAACAATAGATACTGCAATCTATATGACTCAAGAATGGGTAGAAGCAATGTCTAACAACGATACTCAACGAGCATCTAAATATATGACCGGGGCTGCTGAACGAATGTATGATCCTGCATTCTTCAGGCAATTCGAACGGGTCAATGTTTCAAATCTGACTGTCGATAGCGTAAGTGGGTCTTTTATCAACCTTAATGGGATTATGACCTTTGTCTATCCAGATGGATCAGTTCAAAAAGAGACGAGGACCTTCACCATCTATTCCAAGGATGGATCAGCAGTCGTTACAAATACTGAGTTTGGCAAGGTTGTTGATCCTAGAAACTAAGGGCGTGAAAGCACAAGTCATTAGGTTCGTGAGAAGAAAACAACAGACATCGGAGCAGAACTAGGTTACGACAAAATCAAAAAGCATACGATTCTTGATACAGAGCGGGAAGACACATTTAAATCGTGATGCGTCTTCTGGAAAAGCGGGATTGTCGAAATCTTATCTCAAGACGAAGGACAGAACTCGAAACACAACAGGCGCCTGGACTCAAACAGACGAAAACAAAATGATTACATTTAAAACAGGCTCAATCACTATTTTTCCAAGCTTAGCGCCAAAGGTTAATTAAGAGAATCACACAATCTTCTAGATCAATTCTTCGATAGCAATTTTGCACGGAACGAATCGTGCCCAGGCATTAGGGATTACATTCAGTAAATCTCAAAGCCAGTGGAAAATCAATGGTGATTCAACATTGCTACAGCTCGAGAGAGAGGTACATCAACAAGCTCGTCTAACAGGGAAATCGCAGCTAAGAATCGAAGTCAATGGCTGGATTAAATACCCTCTTTTCAATCCGGCACCGCCAAGCTGGGTCGTGGGCAGTTCAAATATTTCTAGCGAGCGACATCATATTCAATGTCTAAAAAAGCAAATCATTGATGCTTGTCTATGCCCACTCAGCAATCTGCCTGGCGAAGCACAAAATCTAGAAATAATTCCACTCAAACTACCTGCAAACTCAGCCCTAGTGGTGCTCAAAAAAAATGTACACCAAGAGAAAGTTCAGACTCTCGCTAGAATACTCTTGCAAAACTAGTCAAAAAAATACATCTATATAAGAATGCAATTCCGACACCCATCAACTACAATATTTGATAAGGAATAGAAATAAAACCACTGATACACATCAATCGATTGAGACAAGCGTCAGGGCAGAATGGGGCCATGAACGTGACGCTTCCGAGTCGAACACTGCTGCTCCTTGCCCTGGCAGCACCCCTACAAGCCGCTCCGACCTATGTGCCTTGGCCAAGCCAAGGTGTATTGAAAACGCTGCAAAAAGAGGCCTTTCTCTGTTCGCTGAACAACAGCCCAGACCAGTGCGAACGTGCACGCCAAGGTGCCGATGAGCTGATGGATCACCCGCGTCTCCCGGCGATTTGCAAAGACGTTCTTTGGAGACTCGTCAAGGAATCGCGTGTAGCAGCAACCAATAGCTTCCAACGTCGCGATGCGATTGATCAGCCCGCACGCCGTCTAATCGGGGTGTGTAGCGAACCAATCAAACCATCCAAAAAGCCTGCTCTCACTCGCACCTAATCGATCACGATCCATGAACGGTGCCGCTGCCAGACGCATGGCGTACTGAAATGAGACCTCTTGAAGGAAACCTCTTCAAAGAAACCTGTTGTGAAAGCAACCGTCGATCCCCTGGGTTTTAGGGCGCTGTGGTTGATGGCTCGAGCATCAACAGCAGTTGCGTCGAGGTGGTCATCATCTCTCCCATGCTGAGCTCGTTTTCCTCGCCAGCAATGCTGGAGGCCATCACACAGACCGACGTCTCGAGGCCCGCGACATCACAGCTATTGGACAACTGAACGATGGCATTGGAAAGCTTGCCCCTCAGGCACTCTTCTGTTCCCGCCTGCTTCAACACAGCATTGGCGGCTATCAACGCATCACTGGAGGCCTGCTCGAAGGGAATGGCCCGCTTCCAAGACTGAGACGATGCCTGCACAGCCGAACCAGCGACCACGCAACCCAACAGCAGCATCAGAAGCGATCGGGACATAGCTCGAGGAAATTTCCAGGACTCGAGGGTAGCGACGTCAACTGGTCGGCTCCACCTCGGACAATGCCGATCCTGGGTTTAGGTTCCGCGTAATGCCATACCCGTTGAGATGACCAGCGCAACCCCTGCGGAACCGACCCAACGTGAGGTTCATCTCGACAGCCCATTCACCGATCAAAAACCCGGCACCTCTGGCTTGCGCAAAAGCAGCAAGCAGTTTGAACAGCCGAACTACCTCGAAAGCTTCATCGAAGCCGCACTCCGCACACTTCCAGGTACTGATGGGGGCACCTTGGTGGTGGGTGGCGACGGTCGTTACGGCAACGTTCGTGCCATCGACGTGATCCTGCGCATGGCAGCCGCCCATGGGCTGGGAAAAGTAATCGTCACCACGGGCGGGATCCTCTCCACACCGGCGGCATCCCATCTGATCCGTAGCAAAAACGCCATCGGCGGAATCATCCTGTCCGCCAGCCACAATCCAGGCGGCCCCGATGGCGACTTTGGCGTGAAGGTGAACGGTGCCAATGGGGGCCCAACCCCAGCGTCGTACACGGATGCTGTTTTTGAGTGCACCAAAACCCTCAGCCACTATTCCATCGTCGACGCAATGCCGATTTCACTGGAGGGGCCTGGCCAGTACTCGATCGGTGCCATGTCGGTGGAGGTGATCGACGGCGTGGATGACTTCGTGGCGCTGATGCAGCAGTTATTCGATTTCGATGAGATCAAGGGGTTGCTTCGCAACAACTTCCCGCTCGCCTTCGATGCCATGCACGCGGTGACGGGTCCCTACGCGACGCGCATCTTGGAAGGTTTGTTGGGTGCACCTGCCGGCAGCGTCCGCAACGGCGTGCCCCTGGAGGATTTTGGCAAGGGTCATCCCGATCCAAACCTCACCTACGCCCACGACCTGGCAGAGCTCCTACTCCAAGGCGATGGCTATCGCTTTGGCGCAGCCTGTGACGGCGATGGCGATCGCAACATGATCCTGGGGCACCACTGTTTTGTGAATCCCAGTGACAGCCTGGCTGTTCTCACGGCCAATGCCACCTTGGCACCGGCCTATGCGAAAGGATTAGCCGGCGTAGCTCGCTCGATGCCCACGAGCGCTGCCGTGGATGTGGTGGCGAAGGACTTGGGCATCAACTGCTACGAGACACCAACCGGTTGGAAGTTCTTCGGGAATTTGCTCGATGCCGGACAGATCACCCTCTGCGGCGAAGAAAGTTTCGGCACAGGAAGCGACCATGTGCGGGAGAAAGATGGGCTTTGGGCCGTTTTGTTCTGGCTGCAAATCCTGGCCAAACGGCAGTGCAGCGTCGCCGAGATCATGGCGGATCACTGGAAACGCTTTGGGCGTCACTACTACTCACGTCATGACTATGAAGCCGTGGACAGCACCGCCGCCCACGGGCTCTATGACCGGCTCGAGGCCATGCTGCCAAGTCTGAAGGGGCAACCCTTCGCTGGAGGAACCATCCGGGATGCTGACAACTTCAGCTACACCGATCCGATCGATAACTCAGTCACCACGGGCCAAGGCCTAAGGATTCTTTTGGAAGATGGCAGTCGCGTTGTGATTCGCCTCTCAGGCACCGGCACCAAGGGGGCGACGATTCGGGTCTATCTGGAGAGCTATGTAGCCAACAACGGTGACCTCAACCAAGACCCCCAGGTGGCCCTGGGCGAGATGATTCGTGCCATCAATGCTCTTGCGGAAATCGAGGAGCGCACTGGGATGAAGCAACCCACCGTGATTACTTGATCCTGATGAATTGAACCTGATCAATCCATCCAACAAGCTCAGCGTTTCACGCGCTGAGCTTGTTGATGGCGATAGATCGGATCCGATGCGTCCTCCTGGAGTTGACGCATCGACTCGATCGCAAAACCACCGAGCCCACCAGAGGCAATCACCATTAAGTAAAAAAGCCTAAGGCGAAGAATATCGATCTCTGCGGGGGTGTTCTCGATCAAAACTTTGAGGAAGTAAGCCACAGCCGCACCCAGGGCACAACCGATCGCCAAAGCCACTAGTGCACGGGAGCCACTGAAGGGCTTTCGGCTATCGAACTCACTTTTTGAAGTCGGCATTAGCTGGGCAAGGGAGTCGATTGAACCTGAACGGTCTGGCCACCATCGCCATCACCTCCTTCGGGAGGTTTGGCATCGGCCTGCCCCAGAAGGGATTTCATCACCACGTAAAACACGGGCACAACAAGGGTGGACAGGAATGTGGCCACCAACAATCCGCCAAACACCACCAAACCAAGAGACGACTGACTCTGCGCACCGGCACCGCTGGCCAACATCAGAGGGAGGAAACCTGTGAGGGAGGAGATAGCCGTCATCAAAATTGGTCTGAGTCGTGACTTCGCCGAGAACTTCGCCGCTTCTAAGGCCGACTCTCCTTCACCCATTTTTTGATTGGCGAGATCGACGATCAAAATGGCGTTACCGCCAGCAAGACCGATCAACATCACCAGACCGACTTGGGCGTAAATATTGAGAACCTGGCCTGCAGCACCAAGGAACACCAGAGCACCGAGAAGTGCAGTGGGCACCGTAAGCAAGATAATGATTGGATCGCTGTAGCTTTCATATTGCGCGGAAAGAACCAAGAACACCGCCAAGATTCCGAGGGCGAAGATCACAACTGCCAAGGAACCAGCTTTCACTTCCTCCCTTGAAATACCGGTCCAATCGAAGCCCAAGCCCTGGAAGTTTCCTTGGTTAAAAATTTGCTTCATGGCACCAATCGCCTGGCCAGAACTATTACCCGCATTCGGTGTTCCTTCCACCTTGATGGAGCGATACAGATTGAAATGGGGAATCACACTTGGACCAACGGTCTGCTTCACGGTGAAGAACTCAGACAATGGAACCTGCTCACCTTTGTTATTACCGACGTAAATCGACGACAGCTTTTGGGGAGTTGCACGGCTCACATCATTCGCCTGGACATAGACGCGACGAACCTTTCCTTCTTGGAACGTGTCGTTCACATAGGCACCACCAAAATTCACACTGAAGGCCGACATCGCCGTTCCAAAGTCGACACCGACAGAGGCCATCTGGTCACGGTCCACATCAATTTTGTATTGAGGTGCCTGCGGCGAGAAGAGGGAATAAACCCGATTCAAAATCGGATTGCTATTCCCCGCCTGCATGATTTGTTGGGCAGTACCAAAGAATTCGTTTAGTGAATACACACCACTGCTCTGATCGAGAAGCTGGAACTCGAATCCACCTCCAGTTCCGTATCCGGGAATCGAGGGAGGCTCCACCACAAATACCCGTCCTCCATCAATCGCCCCATACATCTTCTGATTGAGGCGCTTCACAATTGCAGCAACGGAATGATCCTTCCCAGGCCTTTCATCCCAATGCTTCATGCCAATAAAGAAGAGACCCTTATTTGGAGCGTTGCCATCAAGGCTGGCGCCACTAAACAATGCAGCAGAAGAAATATCCTCTTCGGAGCGCATCACCTCAGCCACTTGACGGTTGATCGCCAAAGTTTTTTCGTTTGAAACACCATCAGGTGCTTGAACAAAGCCGATGGCATAGCCCTGATCCTCAATCGGTACGAAGCCACCAGGGATACGCGTGAAGGCAAAACCTGTGAGCAAAATGCCCACACCCAAGGCGGCCATCACGATGGGACGTGCCTTGAGAACCATGTCGAGCACCGTGGCGTAACGCTTCTCAAATCCGCTGTAAAAGCGATTGAAATTGGTGAAGATCACCGGAACAAAACCTCCCACCACAAAACCGATCACCGTGAACAACACCACGGGAATTGGATTGGAGAAGAGCACCCCAGTGGAGATCAAACCGACGGCCGCCCCGCCAGCGGCAACGGGAAGACGCAAGGGAAGCCCCGTGATTTGTGAGGCGATGAAACCAACCAAGGCACCCACTGCCATGGGGATTAGGGCAGCAATGGCACCATTGCCAGCACTTAAGAGGCCATACACAAAGCCCAGCGTTACCCCAGCGATGGCGTACTGATGACGCGTGAGCTCCTTTGTTTCACGCGATAACAACAACGCCGACAACATTGGAGAGAATGTGAGGGCGTTGAACGTAGAAATACCGATGGAAAATAAGATCGTTGCTGCAAACTGCTTGTAAATAGTTCCCGTTGCACCTGGGAAAAACAACACTGGCAAGAACACTGCCATCTTCACTAACGATGTAGCAATCACGGCACCAAATAACTCATCCATCGTTTCGATGGCGGCCTGGACCGACGTCAAACCCTCCGC carries:
- the sufB gene encoding Fe-S cluster assembly protein SufB, coding for MTSTSTRDLVSQPYKYGFVTEIETDKIDKGLSEEVVRLISSKKDEPEFLLNFRLKAFRHWLTLEEPDWAALGYEAIDYQDIIYYAAPKQQAKKASLDEVDPKLLETFDKLGIPLSEQKRLSNVAVDAVFDSVSIATTYKEKLAEHGVVFCSFTEAVKDHPELIEKYLGSVVASNDNYFAALNSAVFSDGSFVFIPKGVECPMELSTYFRINSGDTGQFERTLIVAEEGASVSYLEGCTAPMFDTNQLHAAVVELVVLDDASIKYSTVQNWYAGDENGVGGIYNFVTKRGQCRGARSRISWTQVETGSAITWKYPSCVLQGADSVGEFYSVALTNNCQQADTGTKMIHVGPRTRSTIVSKGISAGRSSNSYRGLVQMGPGAKGARNYSQCDSMLIGDQAAANTYPYIRSQQPQAAIEHEASTCRISEDQLFYLQSRGIGFEEAVSMMVSGFCRDVFNQLPMEFAAEADKLLALKLEGSVG
- a CDS encoding ferredoxin-thioredoxin reductase catalytic domain-containing protein — translated: MSDTAQEPTAESLEVIRKFAETYAKRTGTYFCAEPSVTSVVLKGLARHKDDLGGALCPCRHYEDKEAEVSQAFWNCPCVPMRERKECHCMLFLTEDNPFACPEKTQTITTETIQATAG
- the sufR gene encoding iron-sulfur cluster biosynthesis transcriptional regulator SufR, which gives rise to MSASAQPSTRDAVLALLLERGEMDACDLAETQQISVQAMRRHLRALADDGLVASSTSSNGPGRPSNRWFLTEGGRERFPDGSGGFALGLLDSLRSSLPEDAFQELLKRQAEGKAQQYRLQLGDAPLENRLHQLARLRREEGYVTVCSLDEDGHSWNLQEAHCSVQRIAEEFPTICDQELLLIRRTVPDCQVERVHWRLEGGHTCGFRITPIEIP
- a CDS encoding phycobiliprotein lyase codes for the protein MTLEIPDALSFFRLSCGRWMSQRSQHHLLHRRAEAGASFIVVEELFKGDERLADIATRNGEDVSRIVGGCWVRWSGSMAWDRAGESHEDQTMFGLIPSDDAGRQGLLLRDRGYAEKAPVAGQFRMDDENGLILTTDYEMMSSLERFWFAGPNLRLRTSTVQGLSNNASFCMETRQLDDSPAKTSRIAAAATELAPFGW
- a CDS encoding phycobilisome rod-core linker polypeptide produces the protein MDVEARVAIPLLEYAPITQNSLRTGVPNIRVGSDEGPRAYSFEIADDRDNLDTVIESAYRQIYFHAFKSDRDANLESQLKDGQITVRDFIRGLLLSDTFKRSFYGFNSNYKVVRHLTERILGRKVNGKGEELSWSIVIATKGLVGLVDVLLDSQEYLDAFGYDTVPFQRNRVLPGRALGETPFNITSPRYDEYYRGILGFPQVVFMGGPGKKLPARAKIKRGGAPSDYLEWLKDLPLPNTRGNVSSTEMDYMAKVPFRSIGR
- a CDS encoding DUF4912 domain-containing protein — translated: MSPTISSLARLTLRQLRQIASDLGVPLYSRKSKETLVDEVAVRQEKRGGDLKAIEAELNAPAISTTETRVVFLPRDPQWAYVFWEISDSDRQRAQKEGANRLCLRLADVTGMQDGNAHPHTLQEVPVDSHSTEWYLPVPLCDRDYRVELGYRISNSWMSLAFSSIARVPALHPSEQILDQFVPFSLDASPAPAPAVAPMPPAPANDSSDSGLHERLYQSATVNFRRRRVGSEEFQEAFDDSSSSSRSGLNDSGIGLWASGRNESGVGGVASRQRSFWLVADAELIVYGATDPSARLTIGGEEVPLSADGTFRIQVPFRDGEQMYPIEATAADGEQKRNITLNFERQTPDDNSNPASEARAEWF